Within the Bacillus sp. E(2018) genome, the region GAGAAAAAGCTGCGTGAGATGGAAGCGCGCATGGGTGATCCAGAAGTGATTGCGAATGAAGCGGAGTACGAACGTCTTCTGAAAGACTATGATGCGCTGCAGGTTACGTTTAAAGACGAAGGCGGCTATCAGTATGAAGCGGAGATTCGTACGGTGCTTCACGGTTTTCAGTTTGCCGATTTTGATCGCGATACGAAGATCAACACATTGAGTGGTGGGCAAAAAACGAGACTCGCACTCGCGAAGCTTCTTTTAACAAAACCAGATCTACTTATTCTCGATGAGCCGACGAACCACTTAGACATTAAAACACTTACGTGGCTTGAGCAATATTTACAGAGTTATCCTGGCGGCATCTTAATCGTGTCCCATGACCGATATTTCCTCGATAAGATCGTAACGACGGTTTATGAGGTTTCGAGAAAACGATCGTACCGTTTCACAGGTAACTATTCTAGCTATCTCGAGCAAAAGGCGGAGCGCTTCGCTCAAGAGATGAAAGAGTTTGAGAAACAGCAAGACCAGGTTGCGAAGTTAGAAGATTTTATTCAGCGTAATATCGTGCGTGCTTCAACTACGAAACGTGCACAGAGTCGTCGCAAACAGTTAGAGAAGATGGAATTGAAAGAGCGTCCTGCTGGTGCAGAAAAGTCTGCTAGCTTTTCTTTTGAGATTGAGAGACAAAGTGGGAACGATGTGCTGAAGCTTGATAACGTAAGCACGGGGTATGAAGATGGTGAGCCACTATTTAAGAACGTATCGGTAGCGATAAACCGCCAAGATAGCGTGGCGATCGTCGGACCGAACGGAATCGGGAAATCGACGTTATTAAAAGTGATACGTAAGCAGCTGCCGCTCATATCGGGCGATATACGTTATGGCAGCGGACTTATGATCTCTCACTATGATCAGGAACAAGCGGATCTTCATTCACGCAAGACCTTACTGAACGAGCTATGGGATGACTATCCGGAAAAAACGGAAAAAGAGATTCGTTCGATCCTCGGACAGTTCCTGTTTAGCGGTGATGATGTATTGAAGCTTGTAACAGAACTTAGCGGTGGTCAGAAGGCACGTCTTGCGCTGGCGAAGCTAATGATGGAGAAAGGAAACCTTCTCCTGCTGGACGAGCCGACGAACCATTTGGATCTCGACAGCAAAGAGATCCTTGAACAAGCTCTGATTCACTATCCTGGTACGATTCTTTTCGTATCGCATGACCGTTATTTCATCAACCGTATCGCCACGAAAGTCGTTGAACTCGCGCCAACAGGCATGACCGAGTATCTAGGTGACTACGACTATTACACGGAAAAGAAAAATGAGATGAAAGCACGTGAAGAAATTGCTGCGCGCCAGAAAGCAGAAAACGCGGCTAATACTCCTTCTTCCAACCAAGGAAACGGTGCGAAGAACTCGATCGATAAAGAAGCGAAAAAGCTCGATCGTAAAAGACAGCGTCGTATCGAGGAGATTGAGAGTCTGCTTGAAGGACTCGAAACGAAGATCGCATCGGCCGAAGCTGAACTTTGTAAACCCGAAGTCTTTCAGGATTATGAAAAAACACAAGAATTCCAATCTCAGCTAGATGCTTTGAACGAAGAGATGGAAACGTTAATGGAAGAATGGGAAGAACTTCAGAATGCTTAAGTTGGAAGCTGATATCCTTACTTATATGAGGATGTCAGCTTTTTTTATTCATCTTCAAGTTGGTCTTCGCACATTTCGACATCTCATCCACACATACTAGACACCATTTCAAAAATAGCAAAAGCCCCAAAACATCTTAAAAACGTTATTACTATAAAATCTTATCCACAGTTCGACCTGTGGATTTTACTTATTTCGACGACTTATCCACGTTATCCACACGAACATGTGTATACATGATGTGAATTGTGTATAACACAAACCCTTTATTTCAAATGTTTCAAAACCTTTGTCCACATTATCCACAGACCTGTTTATAACTTTTCCACAAAAATGAAGGGGATTTGTGTCGAATTACGTCGATAACTAAAAAAGCTCTTCTCCTCATAAAAGGAAAAGAGCTTTTTACTTATTGAGCTTCTAAATCTAACCCTGGTACACCGTTTAATGTCATATCTCCACGCGTTCCTTTTTGGTACGCGACACTCCCTGCAGCTCCGATCATGGCTGCATTATCAGTGCATAAGTGAAGAGGAGGAATGACAAGGTCGTACTTCGTTCCATTAAAACGGTTCTCTAACATGTGGCGAAGTCCTTTGTTTGCCGCTACCCCTCCAGCTAAGAGAACTTGTTTTACGTTATAGCGCTCTGCGGCACGGTATGTTTTTTCCACAAGTACATCTACAACACTCGCTTGGAAGCTTGCAGCTAGATCTTCAGGCTTTATCACTTCTCCGCGCTGTGTGGCATTATGAACCGTGTTGATCACGGCTGACTTCAAACCGCTAAAGCTAAAATCAAGGGATTCCGGCTCCAGCCAAGCGCGAGGCAGGTCAATGTTCGCTTCACCCTCTTGTGCGAGCTTATCAATATGAGGACCGCCTGGGTATGGCATGTTCAGTGTTCGCGCCACCTTATCATACGCTTCACCTGCTGCGTCGTCTCTTGTTTCACCGATCACTTTGAACGTTCCGTGCTCCTCCATCAGAACGAGCTCTGTATGGCCCCCTGAGACGATAAGAGATAACAGTGGAAACGTCATTTCTTTTACGAGTCT harbors:
- the tsaD gene encoding tRNA (adenosine(37)-N6)-threonylcarbamoyltransferase complex transferase subunit TsaD — protein: MIKDELILAIETSCDETAVAIVKNGTELLANVVASQIESHKRFGGVVPEVASRHHVEEITVVIEEALNQAELEPGDLAAVAVTEGPGLVGALLIGVNAAKAFAFAHSLPLVPVHHIAGHIYANRLVKEMTFPLLSLIVSGGHTELVLMEEHGTFKVIGETRDDAAGEAYDKVARTLNMPYPGGPHIDKLAQEGEANIDLPRAWLEPESLDFSFSGLKSAVINTVHNATQRGEVIKPEDLAASFQASVVDVLVEKTYRAAERYNVKQVLLAGGVAANKGLRHMLENRFNGTKYDLVIPPLHLCTDNAAMIGAAGSVAYQKGTRGDMTLNGVPGLDLEAQ
- a CDS encoding ABC-F family ATP-binding cassette domain-containing protein gives rise to the protein MIILQVQDVTKSFGADVILSNIKLEVQKGERIALVGRNGAGKSTLLRVITGEYSYDSGHVMIPKDVKTGYLAQDAGLDSDESIWNEMLSVFEDLRKKEKKLREMEARMGDPEVIANEAEYERLLKDYDALQVTFKDEGGYQYEAEIRTVLHGFQFADFDRDTKINTLSGGQKTRLALAKLLLTKPDLLILDEPTNHLDIKTLTWLEQYLQSYPGGILIVSHDRYFLDKIVTTVYEVSRKRSYRFTGNYSSYLEQKAERFAQEMKEFEKQQDQVAKLEDFIQRNIVRASTTKRAQSRRKQLEKMELKERPAGAEKSASFSFEIERQSGNDVLKLDNVSTGYEDGEPLFKNVSVAINRQDSVAIVGPNGIGKSTLLKVIRKQLPLISGDIRYGSGLMISHYDQEQADLHSRKTLLNELWDDYPEKTEKEIRSILGQFLFSGDDVLKLVTELSGGQKARLALAKLMMEKGNLLLLDEPTNHLDLDSKEILEQALIHYPGTILFVSHDRYFINRIATKVVELAPTGMTEYLGDYDYYTEKKNEMKAREEIAARQKAENAANTPSSNQGNGAKNSIDKEAKKLDRKRQRRIEEIESLLEGLETKIASAEAELCKPEVFQDYEKTQEFQSQLDALNEEMETLMEEWEELQNA